One genomic region from Anguilla rostrata isolate EN2019 chromosome 2, ASM1855537v3, whole genome shotgun sequence encodes:
- the si:dkey-121b10.7 gene encoding heparan sulfate glucosamine 3-O-sulfotransferase 6: protein MGCSIWRTRLNFGQLKVQSKVSVFFTMIIIFTYLFYCLTGYCDSLPRPVYDHQTLTNTNKYDALDTVHNGFGSLAPLPQHQLGAQGHWNRTSAAPELPDLSELHSILQQIGQVHQQISNGERAKTEDVDNSISVFNNFGTKKFPQAIIIGVKKGGTRALLEFLRIHPDVRAVGAEPHFFDRFYDKGLEWYRNLMPRTLDGQITMEKTPSYFVTKEAPHRVFAMSRHTKLIVVVRDPVTRAVSDYTQTLSKNPGLPSFQNLVFKNSSRGLIDTSWSAVRIGIYAKHLENWLQYFPLSGLLFVSGERLVTDPAGEMGRVQDFLGLKRVVTDKHFYFNQTKGFPCLKKPEGSSRPRCLGKSKGRAHPHIPPEVLLRLRDFYRPFNLKFYQMTGHNFGWD from the exons ATGGGATGTAGTATATGGAGGACTAGGCTCAACTTTGGACAACTGAAGGTGCAGTCCAAAGTGTCGGTATTTTTTACcatgattattattttcacttatttattttactgtcttACTGGATATTGCGACTCCCTTCCGAGACCAGTGTACGACCATCAAActttaacaaacacaaacaaatacgaTGCACTGGACACCGTGCATAACGGATTCGGGTCTTTGGCGCCTTTACCTCAGCACCAACTTGGCGCACAGGGCCACTGGAACAGAACCTCGGCAGCCCCAGAACTTCCTGACTTGAGTGAGCTACACTCCATCCTGCAACAGATTGGACAAGTACATCAACAGATATCGAACGGCGAAAGGGCGAAAACAGAAGATGTCGACAACAGCATCTCTGTGTTCAACAACTTCGGGACCAAAAAATTCCCACAGGCTATCATCATAGGCGTGAAGAAAGGGGGTACGAGAGCGCTACTCGAGTTTCTTCGTATTCACCCTGACGTGAGAGCCGTCGGCGCTGAACCGCACTTCTTCGATAGGTTTTATGACAAGGGACTCGAGTGGTACAG AAACCTGATGCCTCGTACATTGGATGGCCAGATCACCATGGAGAAGACGCCCAGCTACTTTGTGACCAAGGAGGCTCCACACCGTGTGTTCGCCATGAGCCGTCACACCAAACTCATTGTGGTGGTTCGGGACCCTGTGACTAGGGCCGTGTCCGACTACACCCAGACCCTGTCCAAAAACCCAGGGTTGCCCTCCTTCCAGAACCTGGTCTTCAAGAACTCAAGCAGGGGGCTCATAGACACCTCCTGGAGTGCTGTTCGTATCGGGATCTACGCCAAGCACCTGGAGAACTGGCTGCAGTACTTCCCCCTCTCGGGCCTCCTGTTTGTCAGTGGGGAACGGCTGGTCACCGACCCGGCGGGAGAGATGGGCCGAGTGCAGGACTTCCTGGGCCTGAAGCGCGTCGTCACCGACAAGCACTTCTACTTCAATCAGACTAAGGGCTTTCCCTGCCTCAAGAAGCCGGAGGGCAGCAGCCGCCCACGCTGCCTGGGGAAATCTAAGGGCCGCGCCCACCCCCACATCCCGCCTGAAGTGCTGCTTCGGCTCAGGGACTTCTACAGACCTTTCAACCTTAAGTTCTACCAAATGACTGGCCACAACTTTGGCTGGGACTGA